GGTCGAGGGCGTCGGCGATCTGCGCGAGTGCGGCGAGCTGGTCGGTGCGCGCGGCCAGGCACGTGACGGGTCTGCCGTCGATGAACTCCATGGCCAGCCACCCGCGCCCCGCCGAGTACATCGCGACGACGTTGGGGTGTGCGGCCCGGCATGCGAAGTCGAACTCGCGGCGCAGCCTCTCCAGGTGCGCGGGTTCGCGGTGCGAATCGTTGAGCACCTTGAGCGCGACCGGGCGGCGGCCGTTCGCGTCGCGTGCCCGGTACACCACGGCCCAGCCGCCGCGACCCGCCACGTCCTCGACGGCGAATCCCGCGATGCGCTCGCCGGGGGACACCACCCTCACAGCTTAGGGATCACCGCCGCGGTACAGCGGTGACACGGCGCACGGCGATAGGGTCGTGGCCGTGCCCGCTTCCGATGGCAGTACCGCGTCCGAATGGGTGACCACCGGTTCGGTCACCGTGCGCGTCCCCGGCAAGGTGAATCTGTATCTGTCCGTCGGCGGTCTGCGCGACGACGGATATCACGATCTGACGACGGTGTTCCATGCCGTCTCGCTGCTCGACGAGGTGACGGTCCGCAACGCCGATGTGCTTTCGTTGCGGATGGTCGGGGAGGGCTCCGAATCATTGCCGGTCGACGAGCGCAACCTGGCGTGGCGGGCCGCCGAACTGATGGCCGAGCACGTGGGCCGTGCCCCGGATGTGGCGATCACCATCGAGAAGTCGATCCCGGTGGCCGGCGGCATGGCCGGTGGCAGTGCCGACGCGGCGGGCGTGCTGGTGGCCATGAACACCCTGTGGGAGCTCGGGGTTCCGCGTCGGGACCTGCATGCGCTGGCCGCGAAACTCGGCAGTGACGTGCCGTTCGCACTGCACGGCGGGACCGCGCTGGGGTCGGGTCGCGGCGAGGATCTCGCCACGGTGCTCGCGCGCAACACGTTCCACTGGGTGCTGGCGTTCGCGCACCGCGGCCTGTCGACCCCCAAGGTGTTCGGTGAACTGGACCGGCTGCGCGCCGACACCACACGCGGCCTGCCGCGCGCCGACGAACCCGAGCCCGTGCTGGCCGCACTGGCCTCCGGCGTTCCGGCGGAGCTGGCGTCCCTGCTGGGCAACGATCTGCAGCCCGCCGCCCTGAGCCTGTATCCCGAGCTGCGTCGCACGCTGCGTGCCGGTGTCGAGGCAGGTGCGCTCGCGGGCATCGTGTCGGGTTCGGGCCCCACGTGTGCGTTCCTGTGTGCGTCGGCCTCGGCCGCGGTGGATGTCGGCACCCAGCTCTCGGGAGCGGGCGTGTGCCGAACCGTCCGTGTCGCGAGCGGACCCGTGCACGGCGCGCATGTGGTGCCTGCTCCGTCGACGTCGTGAGCGCGTGTCGTCGTGTGAATTCAACCTGCGGAAACGGCGCGTTATCTGCGGCGACACCGCTGTGAGACATCACTCAATTCTCGCCACAGTTTGGCAGTTACTTAAGGGTCTCTTAAGATGATCGGCGGTGGAAGCTAGCGGTCAAGTATCGGACGCGACGATTTCGCCCTCCGGCAATATCGGTGGGCGGTTGCACAGCCATGTGGCCGGCGTCGTAATGTGCGATCCCGCGTCGTTGCTGAAAACGCCCACTTTTCCGGGCGACCCATCACCGAACCGAGACATAACTGCTGCCCAATCGTGTGCGTGTGCCTATCCAAAGGTGCCGTTCGGTGGGCGGAATATGGATAACCGGGTAATGACGTTGTGCCGGATCTTCCCGGTGCAGCGGCTCCGGAAGCCGAGGAGGTCGTCGTGAGCAGATTCACCGAGAAGATGTACCGCAACGCACGGACGGTGACGACCGGCATGGTGACCGGTGAACCGCACGCGCCGGTGCGGCACACCTGGGGTGAGGTGCACGAGCGGGCCCGTCGCATCGCCGGCGGCCTGGCGGCCGCGGGCATCGGCCACGGCGACGCCATCGGCGTGCTGGCCGGCTTCCCGGTGGAGATCGCGCCGACCGCGCAGGGCGTGTGGATGCGTGGTGCGAGCCTGACGATGCTGCACCAGCCGACGCCGCGCACCGATCTCGCGGTGTGGGCCGAGGACACCATGAACGTCATCAGCATGATCGAGCTGAAGGCCGTCATCGTCTCCGAGCCGTTCCTGGTCGCCATCCCCGTGCTGGAGGAGAAGGGCATCCGGGTTCTCACGGTCGGCGACCTGCTCGCCGCCGACCCCATCGACCCTGTCGAGACCGGCGAGGACGACCTCGCGCTCATGCAGCTGACGTCCGGCTCGACCGGATCGCCCAAAGCCGTGCAGATCACGCACCGCAACATCCAC
This genomic window from Mycolicibacterium goodii contains:
- a CDS encoding 4-(cytidine 5'-diphospho)-2-C-methyl-D-erythritol kinase, with protein sequence MPASDGSTASEWVTTGSVTVRVPGKVNLYLSVGGLRDDGYHDLTTVFHAVSLLDEVTVRNADVLSLRMVGEGSESLPVDERNLAWRAAELMAEHVGRAPDVAITIEKSIPVAGGMAGGSADAAGVLVAMNTLWELGVPRRDLHALAAKLGSDVPFALHGGTALGSGRGEDLATVLARNTFHWVLAFAHRGLSTPKVFGELDRLRADTTRGLPRADEPEPVLAALASGVPAELASLLGNDLQPAALSLYPELRRTLRAGVEAGALAGIVSGSGPTCAFLCASASAAVDVGTQLSGAGVCRTVRVASGPVHGAHVVPAPSTS